In Candidatus Sedimenticola sp. (ex Thyasira tokunagai), the following proteins share a genomic window:
- the lspA gene encoding signal peptidase II, which yields MLRWLILSLVIIVFDQVSKQLAETMMLAYETVPVMPFFNLTLAYNEGAAFSFLSDQGGWQRWLFVVLATVVTLVLVGWLARLRDERILAISLALVIGGAVGNLIDRLLFGHVIDFLDVYYGTWHWPAFNIADSAITIGVVLLLLDSFFEGSKRESS from the coding sequence ATGCTCCGCTGGTTAATCCTATCGCTGGTTATCATTGTTTTCGATCAGGTGAGTAAACAGCTGGCCGAGACGATGATGCTGGCCTACGAGACCGTGCCGGTGATGCCGTTTTTCAACCTCACACTTGCCTATAACGAGGGAGCGGCCTTCAGCTTTCTCAGTGACCAGGGTGGCTGGCAGCGCTGGCTCTTCGTTGTACTGGCTACAGTGGTGACTCTGGTGTTGGTTGGCTGGCTTGCCCGGCTACGTGATGAGCGGATACTGGCGATCTCTCTGGCGCTGGTGATCGGCGGTGCCGTAGGCAATCTCATCGACCGGCTGCTATTCGGCCATGTAATCGATTTTCTCGACGTCTACTACGGGACATGGCACTGGCCGGCATTCAATATCGCGGACTCGGCGATCACCATTGGTGTAGTGCTACTGCTGCTAGATAGCTTCTTTGAAGGATCAAAGAGAGAGTCGTCTTAG
- a CDS encoding FKBP-type peptidyl-prolyl cis-trans isomerase, with translation MSEKMTDSGLKYEDLVEGDGEVAAAGRKVLVHYTGWLTSGEKFDSSLDRNSPFNFNLGAGQVIRGWDEGVQGMKVGGKRKLTIPPQLGYGAAGAGGVIPPNATLVFDVELLELL, from the coding sequence ATGAGTGAAAAAATGACCGATTCGGGCCTGAAGTATGAAGATCTGGTCGAAGGTGACGGCGAGGTTGCCGCCGCAGGGCGCAAGGTGCTGGTGCACTATACCGGTTGGCTCACGAGCGGTGAAAAATTCGACTCCAGTCTCGATCGCAATTCACCTTTTAACTTCAATCTGGGTGCCGGACAGGTGATCCGCGGCTGGGATGAAGGGGTTCAGGGGATGAAGGTAGGAGGAAAACGTAAGCTGACTATCCCTCCGCAGCTCGGTTACGGTGCCGCCGGTGCCGGTGGTGTGATACCGCCAAACGCTACCCTGGTTTTTGATGTCGAGTTGCTGGAGCTGCTTTGA
- a CDS encoding radical SAM protein, with product MESPSGRYGELPLSDMLGLIDQFVEANVLNISLTGGEPFMRRDILDIVDALATNGIYLNQIYSNGLLITPEHLTAIKKAGYRPTFQISFDGVSAHDEMRGSTKSEHRVIEAIEMLKSADFPVVVATSLDATNAKQMLQTYKLMRDLGVSSWRVATPWRVGNWKTATTALPIDDEVRLYETLLQAWLKDNRPFNLQLSGLFTGFKGEAGKTYKPTYKPESHDCGSCRERPYLLPDGTLLPCPGYVESGIHEQMPSVFQKPLTKLWSDSVLREIADMKKEDLLSENADCADCDSFEECGLGCRAVALIETGILKAKDPNTCNAWKKGYSNHLLKIADRDRNLLSSNEENSAAPFLANP from the coding sequence ATGGAGTCACCTTCCGGCCGGTATGGAGAGCTACCCTTGTCGGATATGCTGGGCCTGATCGACCAGTTCGTAGAAGCGAACGTTCTGAATATCTCTTTGACTGGAGGAGAACCCTTCATGAGAAGGGACATTCTCGATATCGTCGACGCACTGGCTACAAATGGTATTTACCTCAATCAGATATACTCTAACGGACTTCTTATCACTCCAGAGCATTTAACAGCCATCAAAAAGGCAGGATACCGACCCACATTCCAAATCAGCTTTGATGGCGTTAGTGCACATGATGAAATGCGAGGCAGCACAAAGAGCGAACACAGAGTCATTGAAGCAATTGAAATGCTCAAGTCTGCAGATTTCCCCGTGGTTGTAGCAACATCACTTGACGCCACAAATGCAAAGCAGATGCTGCAAACGTACAAATTGATGAGAGATCTGGGAGTGAGCTCCTGGCGAGTGGCGACGCCCTGGCGGGTAGGAAACTGGAAAACGGCTACTACAGCCCTGCCCATTGATGACGAAGTCAGGCTATACGAAACACTGTTGCAAGCCTGGCTTAAGGACAATAGACCCTTCAATCTGCAATTATCCGGTCTATTTACAGGATTCAAGGGAGAGGCGGGCAAAACATACAAGCCAACCTACAAACCGGAGAGCCATGACTGCGGATCATGCAGAGAGCGACCCTACCTGCTTCCTGATGGAACCTTGCTGCCCTGCCCCGGCTATGTTGAAAGCGGAATCCACGAGCAAATGCCCAGCGTCTTTCAGAAGCCACTCACCAAACTTTGGAGCGATTCCGTCCTCCGAGAGATTGCGGATATGAAGAAAGAGGACCTGCTATCTGAGAATGCAGATTGCGCTGATTGTGATTCATTCGAGGAGTGTGGACTTGGCTGCAGAGCTGTGGCCCTGATCGAGACGGGAATACTTAAAGCGAAGGACCCTAACACCTGCAACGCCTGGAAGAAGGGTTACAGTAACCACCTTCTGAAAATTGCGGACAGGGATAGAAATTTGCTTTCGTCAAACGAAGAGAACAGCGCCGCACCGTTCCTTGCCAACCCCTGA
- the ampD gene encoding 1,6-anhydro-N-acetylmuramyl-L-alanine amidase AmpD, whose translation MSPGDGVLLPMARLCLSPNRDKRPTGCGVDLLVIHNISLPPHEFGGPWIEDLFLNRLDPDAHPYFGEIHQLQVSTHLLIRRDGELIQYVPLDQRAWHAGVSCFDGREHCNDFAIGIELEGADDIPYSDKQYHSLATAAREIMAIYPAITPKRITGHSDISPGRKTDPGPAFDWKRLYKELEGKNRGQT comes from the coding sequence ATGAGCCCCGGTGACGGGGTGCTGCTGCCCATGGCACGGCTATGCCTCTCACCCAACCGGGACAAACGCCCCACCGGGTGTGGGGTGGATCTGCTGGTGATCCACAATATCAGCCTGCCGCCGCATGAGTTTGGCGGCCCCTGGATTGAGGACCTCTTTCTCAATCGGCTGGATCCTGATGCTCACCCCTATTTCGGGGAGATCCACCAACTCCAGGTCTCCACCCACCTACTGATCCGCCGTGATGGTGAGCTGATTCAGTATGTCCCCCTCGACCAGCGCGCATGGCATGCCGGCGTCTCCTGTTTTGACGGCAGAGAGCACTGTAACGACTTCGCCATCGGCATTGAGCTGGAAGGGGCCGATGATATCCCCTACAGCGATAAACAGTACCACTCGCTGGCGACAGCAGCCCGGGAGATCATGGCGATCTACCCCGCCATTACCCCTAAGCGAATCACAGGCCACAGCGATATCTCCCCGGGCCGCAAAACAGACCCCGGCCCGGCATTTGACTGGAAGAGGCTTTATAAGGAACTTGAGGGAAAAAATAGGGGCCAGACGTAG
- the nadC gene encoding carboxylating nicotinate-nucleotide diphosphorylase, with product MDRIQRQVRLALDEDVGSGDRTAALIPSDSRSRVEVVCRESAILCGTAWFDEVFCQLNPEIEVEWLAADGDRVDAGSVICRLRGDTRALLTGERAALNYLQTLSATATQARQYADVVAGTSARILDTRKTLPGLRLQQKYAVLCGGCHNHRVGLYDAILIKENHIRAAGSVALAVETAIALAPDIEVEVEVESLDELQQAINAGARRVLLDNFGLVQLREAVALSAGRARLEASGGVSLETIRAIAETGVDDISVGALTKDLKAVDLSMLFLE from the coding sequence ATGGATAGAATCCAGCGGCAGGTTCGTCTCGCCCTGGATGAGGATGTCGGCTCGGGCGACCGTACCGCCGCCCTGATCCCCAGTGACAGCCGTTCACGAGTGGAAGTGGTCTGCCGTGAGTCAGCTATCCTCTGTGGTACCGCCTGGTTCGACGAGGTATTTTGCCAGCTCAATCCTGAGATTGAGGTTGAGTGGTTGGCGGCTGATGGTGATCGGGTCGATGCGGGAAGTGTTATCTGCCGCCTCAGGGGCGATACCCGGGCACTGCTCACCGGTGAGCGGGCTGCTCTCAACTATCTACAGACGTTGTCGGCGACGGCCACCCAGGCACGGCAATATGCGGATGTGGTGGCTGGAACCAGCGCCCGTATTCTTGATACTCGGAAAACGCTTCCGGGGCTGAGGCTTCAGCAGAAGTATGCGGTTCTTTGCGGTGGTTGCCATAATCACCGTGTCGGGCTCTATGACGCCATTCTGATCAAGGAGAATCATATCCGTGCAGCCGGGTCGGTGGCACTCGCCGTCGAGACGGCAATCGCTCTCGCACCTGATATAGAGGTGGAGGTAGAGGTGGAGAGCTTGGATGAGTTGCAACAAGCGATCAATGCCGGGGCACGGCGGGTATTATTGGATAATTTTGGTCTCGTGCAACTGCGGGAGGCGGTGGCGCTTTCAGCTGGACGTGCGCGCCTGGAGGCTTCAGGTGGAGTTAGTTTGGAGACTATCCGAGCGATTGCAGAGACCGGTGTGGACGATATCTCGGTCGGTGCATTGACCAAAGATTTGAAGGCGGTCGATCTGTCGATGCTGTTTCTTGAATGA
- a CDS encoding Nif11-like leader peptide family natural product precursor, producing MSEKNVTRFYEKVEEDSALQDILRTLDNKATKNLEPVMLELIEIAKEAGFEFTTEDLMAARNQPKPKPEEAPSTETRLCDWVWTYAPPPPDPPCAHGAYANDGCGEGSLNLICSQPPS from the coding sequence ATGTCAGAAAAAAACGTAACCCGGTTTTATGAGAAGGTTGAAGAAGACAGTGCCTTACAGGATATATTGAGGACACTTGATAACAAGGCAACAAAAAATCTTGAGCCCGTAATGCTGGAGCTCATTGAAATAGCCAAAGAAGCCGGCTTCGAATTCACTACCGAGGACCTGATGGCTGCGAGGAATCAACCCAAGCCAAAGCCTGAAGAAGCACCCTCGACAGAAACCAGATTGTGTGACTGGGTCTGGACTTATGCTCCACCTCCACCCGATCCTCCTTGCGCTCACGGCGCCTATGCAAATGATGGCTGCGGTGAGGGCTCTCTGAATCTTATCTGCTCACAGCCGCCAAGCTGA
- a CDS encoding CBS domain-containing protein, producing MSEREIIRVRDIMKSNFDRVDGMDTVAAALDKMVHVETKTLVVNKRNEHDEYGLVMLSDIARKVLAKDREPKRINIYEIMSKPVITVDPEMDIRYCARLFARYDLSRAPVTQGGEVLGIVSYTDMVVKGLRNR from the coding sequence ATGAGCGAGCGAGAAATCATCCGTGTCCGCGATATAATGAAGAGCAATTTTGACCGAGTAGATGGCATGGACACCGTCGCAGCGGCCCTGGACAAGATGGTCCACGTTGAAACCAAGACCCTGGTGGTAAATAAACGCAACGAACATGACGAATACGGCCTGGTCATGCTCTCTGATATTGCCCGCAAGGTGCTTGCAAAAGACCGAGAGCCGAAGCGTATCAATATCTATGAGATCATGTCGAAGCCGGTAATCACGGTGGATCCGGAGATGGATATCCGCTACTGCGCCCGCCTCTTCGCCCGTTATGACCTCTCCCGCGCACCGGTGACCCAGGGCGGGGAAGTCCTTGGCATCGTCAGCTATACCGACATGGTGGTCAAGGGGTTGCGTAACAGATGA
- a CDS encoding DUF1538 domain-containing protein translates to MKTLSRHLGRAMLDSIRDLAPIIGVIAFFQLLVFQQPIPDLIGLLAGTLQVVIGLTLFIHGLKMGLFPIGESMAHDFATKGSLFWLLLFAFALGFGTTVAEPALIAVADEAGRVAATGNLIENTEASIQSYADGLRMTVAVSVGLAIVIGVLRIIKGWPVQYLIMGGYLGIVIMTFFAPAEIIGIAYDSGGVTTSTITVPLVTALGVGLATSIRGRNPMTDGFGLIAFASLTPMIFVMAYGMIL, encoded by the coding sequence ATGAAAACATTGAGTCGTCATCTTGGAAGAGCGATGCTGGATAGCATCCGCGATCTAGCACCTATTATCGGGGTGATCGCCTTCTTTCAGCTATTGGTTTTTCAGCAGCCCATCCCTGATCTGATCGGCCTGCTGGCAGGCACTCTGCAGGTGGTAATCGGGCTGACACTATTTATCCACGGACTGAAGATGGGGCTCTTTCCCATCGGCGAATCGATGGCCCACGACTTTGCCACCAAGGGCAGTCTTTTCTGGCTGCTGCTGTTCGCCTTCGCCCTCGGCTTCGGCACCACGGTGGCGGAACCGGCGCTGATAGCAGTGGCGGATGAGGCGGGACGGGTGGCTGCCACCGGCAACCTGATAGAGAATACCGAGGCCTCGATACAGAGCTACGCCGATGGCCTGCGTATGACGGTTGCCGTCTCCGTTGGCCTGGCTATCGTCATCGGTGTACTGCGTATCATCAAGGGCTGGCCGGTACAGTACCTGATCATGGGAGGGTACCTCGGCATCGTTATCATGACGTTTTTTGCCCCGGCAGAGATTATCGGCATCGCCTACGACTCCGGTGGCGTAACCACCTCTACCATCACTGTCCCTTTGGTCACAGCTCTCGGCGTCGGCCTCGCCACCAGTATCCGGGGGCGTAACCCGATGACTGACGGCTTCGGCCTTATCGCCTTCGCCTCCCTGACCCCGATGATCTTCGTTATGGCCTACGGGATGATCCTATGA
- a CDS encoding P-II family nitrogen regulator produces MHFKLIITLIEDSKTNAVLDAAREAGATGSTVINQARGEGVQKNKTFFGLNLEIQRDMLLLLVEEHLCRTILETIARVGEFEEKPGTGIAFQIDVEDAVGVSHQIEELTSVVEEEL; encoded by the coding sequence ATGCACTTTAAACTGATTATCACTCTTATCGAAGACAGTAAGACTAATGCCGTACTTGACGCAGCGAGGGAAGCCGGAGCCACCGGATCTACCGTGATCAACCAGGCCCGCGGTGAAGGGGTGCAGAAAAACAAAACTTTCTTTGGGCTCAACCTAGAGATTCAGCGTGATATGCTGCTGCTGCTGGTGGAGGAGCACCTCTGCCGCACGATTCTTGAAACCATCGCAAGGGTAGGGGAGTTCGAGGAAAAACCGGGTACCGGCATCGCCTTCCAGATTGATGTGGAAGATGCCGTTGGCGTCAGCCATCAAATTGAAGAACTGACCAGCGTAGTGGAGGAAGAGCTATGA
- a CDS encoding DUF1538 domain-containing protein, with the protein MIDWAGDFLHTLLATVTDVLPIAAILFGFQFFVLRKNIANMRQVLVGFGFVLLGLAFFLQGLEQALFPLGKLMAAQLTAPEFLGIQQTGAEISDNWQHYLWVYLFAFAIGFSTTIAEPSLIAVAIKANQVSGGAVGTWGLRLAVALGVAVGISLGAYRIVTGTPLHYYIITGYIVVIFQTLYCPKPIIALAYDSGGVTTSTVTVPLVAALGLGLASNIPGRNPVLDGFGLIAFASLFPIMSVMGYAQLSEWFAKRNLERN; encoded by the coding sequence ATGATCGATTGGGCCGGTGACTTTTTACATACCCTTCTCGCCACCGTTACGGATGTGCTGCCTATTGCCGCCATCCTCTTTGGTTTCCAATTCTTTGTGCTGCGCAAGAACATAGCAAATATGCGCCAGGTATTGGTCGGTTTTGGCTTCGTCCTTCTCGGCCTCGCCTTTTTCCTGCAGGGACTGGAGCAGGCGCTGTTTCCTCTCGGTAAGTTGATGGCGGCGCAGCTCACCGCACCGGAGTTTCTCGGCATCCAGCAGACGGGCGCTGAGATCTCGGACAACTGGCAACACTATCTGTGGGTCTACCTCTTCGCTTTTGCCATCGGCTTCTCCACCACTATTGCCGAACCATCACTGATTGCCGTGGCAATCAAAGCAAATCAGGTTTCAGGTGGCGCTGTCGGCACTTGGGGGCTGCGTCTCGCCGTTGCTCTCGGAGTTGCTGTCGGCATATCACTCGGCGCCTACCGCATCGTTACCGGCACACCGCTGCACTACTACATTATCACCGGCTATATAGTGGTAATTTTCCAGACACTCTACTGCCCAAAACCAATCATCGCCCTCGCCTACGACTCAGGCGGCGTAACCACATCAACTGTAACCGTACCTCTGGTGGCGGCTCTCGGCCTTGGACTTGCGAGCAATATCCCAGGACGTAACCCGGTACTCGACGGCTTCGGCCTTATCGCCTTTGCCAGCTTATTTCCCATTATGAGTGTCATGGGCTATGCGCAGCTCAGCGAGTGGTTCGCCAAACGCAATTTAGAACGTAACTGA
- a CDS encoding DUF1631 domain-containing protein — protein MAATNNIIAFGSLQNTDVTVSFKEEYRGSVNACRQVILKLLPKRMDALFQRLDDNFYVQADKADSNHQQTLYFDAMRELRRQRDPIESHFNQRLLEGYDIFWRQGPSDVMLEKGVDFSMGDFSLVEAHDLEEELAVGSMISRGEGSYFRELYALDRRFSHLLNDLEVSGKYNPLSPAKICTFFSSAINGLPVDLRVKLVVYKQFELEVVDKLSGLYDEVNTVLARAGVLPQLKHGVRRSSAGSVPVPAREERAPVTPGNEAEVALSSELFVTLQQLLDQRRITSGGARIPSSQMQVVNTNDVLSALSALQQGGPSAGEVRGGLFQVLGVAGEGKSGKVINQSDEDALDVISMLFEFILDDPGLADGMRALLARLQIPMLKVAILDKSFFSKKEHPARRLLNSLAQSAVGWSEDAGRDEGGLYNEIESVVGRILSEFSDDIGLFKELNQQFDAFSAQQQRGAQVTEKRASQVTQGKEQLLQAKKSVQKQITASLTGRTQVPEVAMTLIQEGWKDVLQLISLRQGLDSEAWKDAVQMMDRLLWSVEPKRDKSEQQKLLKTIPELLRGLRAGLGDISFDQHKMTRLFKELQVCHVKCLRGGGSKIKMVEAKSQTVEEESEPAGPFSEEIILESGGGGTGAVAKDAFYDIAASLEIGTWLELNDDRSGGRRVKLSWRSEVTDRCLFVNHRGVKVEEISVHGLAIWFRSGRATVIEAVGEPLMDRALGAMLKVLKKGESAEVPNA, from the coding sequence ATGGCGGCAACCAATAACATTATCGCGTTTGGTTCACTTCAGAATACAGATGTTACTGTCTCTTTTAAAGAGGAGTATCGGGGCAGCGTCAACGCCTGCCGGCAAGTGATCCTCAAGCTGTTGCCTAAGCGGATGGATGCGCTGTTCCAGCGACTGGACGACAACTTTTATGTTCAGGCTGACAAGGCTGATAGCAATCACCAGCAAACTCTCTATTTCGATGCGATGCGTGAGTTGCGTAGACAGCGTGATCCGATTGAGAGTCATTTCAATCAGCGTCTCCTCGAGGGCTATGATATTTTTTGGCGGCAGGGGCCTTCCGACGTGATGCTGGAGAAAGGTGTTGACTTTTCCATGGGGGATTTTTCTCTGGTTGAGGCACATGATCTGGAAGAAGAGCTTGCGGTCGGCAGCATGATCTCCAGAGGTGAAGGCAGCTACTTTAGGGAACTCTACGCCCTTGATCGCCGTTTCAGTCATCTACTGAACGATCTTGAAGTTTCCGGTAAATATAATCCGTTGTCGCCGGCAAAGATATGCACTTTTTTCAGCAGTGCGATAAACGGCCTGCCTGTAGATCTTCGGGTAAAACTTGTTGTCTACAAGCAGTTTGAGCTGGAGGTCGTTGATAAGCTCAGTGGGCTCTATGACGAGGTCAATACGGTTCTGGCCAGGGCGGGTGTTTTACCACAGCTAAAGCATGGCGTACGGCGGAGTTCAGCAGGGTCGGTACCCGTGCCCGCCCGGGAGGAGCGTGCGCCGGTTACTCCCGGTAATGAGGCGGAGGTTGCGCTGTCAAGTGAGCTGTTTGTTACACTGCAGCAACTTCTGGATCAGCGCCGAATCACCAGCGGCGGTGCACGAATTCCCTCCTCACAGATGCAGGTTGTTAATACCAATGATGTACTCTCCGCACTCTCCGCTCTGCAGCAGGGTGGGCCGTCTGCCGGCGAGGTGAGGGGGGGGTTGTTCCAGGTATTGGGCGTCGCGGGTGAGGGTAAGAGCGGCAAGGTGATAAACCAGTCGGATGAAGATGCTCTTGATGTCATCTCCATGTTGTTTGAGTTCATCCTTGATGATCCAGGGCTGGCTGATGGGATGAGAGCGCTGCTGGCACGCCTGCAGATCCCGATGCTGAAGGTGGCGATTCTTGATAAGAGCTTCTTTAGCAAGAAAGAGCACCCGGCAAGGAGGCTGCTTAACTCTTTGGCGCAGTCAGCAGTGGGTTGGAGTGAAGACGCCGGCAGAGATGAAGGTGGTCTCTACAATGAGATTGAATCAGTGGTGGGCAGAATCCTTTCCGAGTTCAGTGATGACATCGGGCTCTTCAAAGAGCTTAATCAGCAGTTCGACGCCTTTTCCGCCCAGCAGCAACGCGGTGCGCAGGTTACAGAGAAACGAGCCTCTCAGGTCACCCAGGGCAAGGAGCAGTTGCTTCAGGCAAAGAAGAGTGTGCAGAAACAGATTACCGCCTCTCTGACAGGGCGCACCCAAGTGCCGGAAGTGGCAATGACACTCATTCAAGAGGGCTGGAAAGATGTACTGCAGCTGATCAGTCTGCGCCAGGGCTTGGACAGTGAGGCATGGAAAGACGCGGTTCAGATGATGGACCGTCTACTCTGGAGTGTTGAACCAAAACGAGACAAGAGTGAACAGCAGAAGCTGCTGAAAACAATCCCTGAACTGCTGAGAGGACTACGCGCCGGGCTTGGTGATATTTCCTTTGATCAGCACAAAATGACACGCCTGTTCAAGGAGTTACAGGTGTGCCATGTGAAGTGTCTGCGCGGCGGTGGATCGAAAATAAAAATGGTTGAAGCGAAAAGTCAGACAGTGGAAGAAGAGAGTGAGCCTGCGGGGCCGTTCTCCGAAGAGATCATATTGGAAAGTGGAGGAGGGGGTACCGGGGCTGTTGCAAAGGATGCATTCTATGATATTGCGGCCTCACTTGAGATTGGGACCTGGCTGGAGCTGAACGATGACCGCAGTGGAGGTCGTCGTGTGAAACTCTCCTGGCGCAGTGAAGTGACAGACCGCTGTCTTTTCGTCAACCACCGGGGTGTGAAGGTTGAGGAGATATCGGTGCATGGACTTGCTATCTGGTTTAGGAGCGGCCGGGCGACAGTGATTGAGGCAGTTGGTGAGCCACTGATGGATCGCGCACTTGGCGCAATGCTGAAGGTGCTGAAAAAGGGTGAATCGGCTGAAGTGCCGAACGCCTGA